The Enterococcus sp. 7F3_DIV0205 genome has a window encoding:
- the dltA gene encoding D-alanine--poly(phosphoribitol) ligase subunit DltA: MTILNIIEAIDRWGIKEPNRPVYIESNRTYTYGELKKDSDAIAAYLQKNIERSRPIVVYGELEFEMLACFLGASKAGHAYIPIEAHTPKERVEMILAVADPAMIFSVKEWNGLETNAEIVSLEKIQDICTKAVSSDLSFEPVVESETYYVIFTSGTTGVPKGVQISHTNLLSFVNWELTDFGITEGMRFLSQAPYSFDLSVMDVYPALTSGGSLTPMRKDVINDFKTLFTVLPSLEIEVWVSTPSFMDICLMEPTFDGEHVDSLKIFLFCGEELPKATAQKLLERFPKARIFNTYGPTEATVAISGVEITQELLDEYSRVPIGYVKEDTDVYIMNEDLELQEDEVGEIVIAGPSVSKGYLHNPEKTADAFFEYKGQPAYRTGDAGKLKNGMLIYDGRMDFQIKLHGYRIELEDIDHHLASVSYVKQAAVVPKYQNHKVQQLVAFVVAHPHDFEKEFKLTKAIKEELSSSVMDYMIPQKFIYVDQLPLTANGKIDRKGLMNEVNAT, translated from the coding sequence ATGACGATTTTAAATATTATTGAAGCAATCGATCGTTGGGGGATAAAGGAGCCAAACCGTCCCGTTTATATTGAAAGCAATCGAACATATACTTATGGAGAGTTGAAGAAAGACTCCGACGCAATTGCTGCTTATTTGCAGAAAAACATAGAACGCTCTCGACCAATCGTTGTTTATGGAGAGTTAGAGTTTGAGATGTTGGCTTGTTTTTTAGGTGCCTCAAAAGCTGGACATGCTTATATACCAATTGAAGCACATACTCCGAAAGAAAGAGTTGAAATGATTTTAGCTGTAGCGGATCCAGCAATGATTTTTTCTGTTAAAGAATGGAATGGACTTGAAACAAATGCTGAAATAGTTTCATTAGAAAAAATTCAAGATATTTGTACGAAGGCTGTGAGTTCAGACCTGTCCTTTGAACCAGTTGTTGAATCAGAAACGTACTATGTTATTTTTACCTCAGGCACTACTGGTGTACCTAAAGGTGTTCAAATAAGTCATACAAATCTTTTAAGTTTTGTTAATTGGGAATTGACGGATTTTGGGATCACAGAAGGCATGCGCTTTTTATCTCAAGCCCCATACTCATTTGATTTATCAGTTATGGATGTTTACCCGGCCTTGACTTCTGGTGGTTCTTTAACACCAATGCGCAAGGATGTAATCAATGACTTTAAAACACTATTTACTGTGCTGCCAAGTCTAGAAATAGAAGTTTGGGTTTCAACGCCATCATTTATGGATATTTGTTTGATGGAACCGACATTTGATGGAGAACATGTTGATAGTTTGAAGATTTTTCTATTTTGCGGAGAAGAGCTACCTAAAGCTACAGCGCAGAAATTATTGGAAAGATTCCCAAAAGCACGTATTTTTAATACCTATGGACCAACAGAGGCAACTGTAGCTATTTCTGGTGTAGAAATCACACAAGAGCTTTTAGATGAATATAGCCGCGTTCCAATTGGGTATGTTAAAGAGGACACCGATGTTTATATCATGAACGAAGACTTGGAACTTCAAGAAGATGAAGTTGGTGAAATCGTGATTGCAGGTCCGAGTGTTTCTAAAGGATACCTGCACAATCCTGAAAAAACAGCAGATGCCTTTTTTGAGTATAAAGGACAACCTGCTTATCGTACAGGTGATGCTGGAAAATTAAAAAATGGTATGCTGATTTATGATGGACGAATGGATTTTCAGATAAAACTTCATGGTTACCGAATAGAGCTTGAAGACATCGATCATCATTTAGCGAGTGTTTCTTATGTAAAACAGGCAGCCGTTGTTCCAAAATACCAAAATCATAAGGTTCAGCAACTCGTCGCTTTTGTAGTCGCTCATCCTCATGATTTTGAAAAAGAATTTAAATTAACAAAAGCAATCAAAGAAGAGTTAAGCTCGTCAGTGATGGATTATATGATTCCTCAAAAATTCATTTATGTGGATCAATTGCCCCTGACAGCCAATGGAAAGATCGACCGTAAAGGGTTGATGAATGAGGTGAATGCAACGTGA
- the dltB gene encoding D-alanyl-lipoteichoic acid biosynthesis protein DltB translates to MIDFPHMIPYANPIYFIYLLIALTPMILTLLIKGKRWSWYQVLVTVLFLYMSFGGEDWKQGVALIVYVIWQTILVWFYFHYRQKKNTSIIFYLAVFLAILPLVLVKVVPFVSGHASLLGFLGISYLTFKSVQIIMEMRDGSIKEYNIFRYIEFLLFFPTISSGPIDRYRRFEKDVENPPTPEKYVDFLGKGIHNFFLGFLYKFIIGYYFGQVLMPVVAKMAVKTGGFSWELVAYMYIYSMYLFFDFAGYSLFAVGTSYLMGYDTPINFNKPFLSWNIKEFWNRWHMTLSFWFRDYVYMRLMFTLIKKKVFKSRIVASNVGYFALFLLMGVWHGLTWYYLAYGFYHAALICLTDAWLRFKKKHKEQIPSNKFTHAFAIFLTFNAVCFSFLIFSGFLDTLFFK, encoded by the coding sequence GTGATCGACTTTCCTCATATGATTCCTTATGCGAATCCAATTTACTTTATTTATTTACTAATTGCACTTACGCCAATGATCCTCACACTATTGATCAAAGGAAAGCGTTGGTCGTGGTATCAGGTTTTAGTTACAGTCTTATTCTTGTATATGAGTTTTGGTGGTGAAGACTGGAAACAAGGTGTAGCATTGATCGTTTATGTTATCTGGCAAACGATTTTAGTTTGGTTCTATTTTCATTATCGTCAAAAGAAAAATACAAGTATAATTTTTTACTTAGCTGTATTTTTGGCCATTTTACCGTTGGTTTTAGTGAAGGTTGTGCCTTTTGTTTCAGGACACGCCTCATTGTTAGGATTTCTAGGAATCTCGTATTTAACTTTCAAATCTGTACAAATCATTATGGAAATGCGTGATGGTTCGATCAAAGAATACAATATATTCCGTTATATTGAATTTCTGTTGTTCTTTCCAACGATTTCATCTGGACCGATCGATCGTTATCGCCGTTTTGAAAAAGATGTTGAAAATCCGCCCACACCTGAAAAATACGTTGATTTTTTAGGAAAAGGAATTCATAATTTTTTCCTAGGATTCTTATATAAATTTATTATTGGGTATTATTTTGGACAAGTGTTGATGCCGGTTGTGGCTAAGATGGCTGTTAAAACAGGTGGTTTTTCTTGGGAATTAGTTGCATATATGTATATTTATAGTATGTATTTATTCTTTGATTTTGCTGGTTATAGTTTATTTGCAGTAGGAACTAGCTATTTAATGGGATATGATACACCGATCAACTTTAATAAACCTTTCTTGAGCTGGAATATCAAAGAGTTCTGGAATCGTTGGCATATGACACTATCGTTTTGGTTTCGGGATTATGTTTATATGCGTTTGATGTTTACTTTGATCAAGAAAAAAGTATTTAAGAGTAGAATCGTAGCTTCAAACGTTGGCTATTTTGCCTTGTTCTTATTGATGGGCGTTTGGCATGGATTAACATGGTATTATCTAGCTTACGGATTTTATCATGCAGCATTGATTTGTTTGACAGATGCTTGGTTGCGTTTCAAGAAAAAACATAAAGAGCAAATCCCATCAAATAAATTCACACATGCTTTTGCGATTTTCTTAACTTTTAATGCAGTTTGCTTTAGTTTCTTGATTTTTTCAGGATTTTTGGATACATTATTCTTTAAATAA
- a CDS encoding ABC transporter ATP-binding protein, translating to MKKILEVNHLSKLYGYRSNRVQVLNNISFSVEQGEFVGIMGPSGAGKSTLLSTISTIALPTTGSVQIDGQDILKMRDNQISDFRRKKLGFIFQNFNLMDTLTVKDNILLPLAVDRMPLVEMEQRLSHVTSVLGIDQLLNAYPNMISVGQKQRVAAARALITKPKIIFADEPTGSLDSKSAAELLQYMTNMNLQDDATIMMVTHDPYTASYCNRILFIKDGVIFSEVVRQGSRKEFFNRLIDMQATIGGGGRANDF from the coding sequence ATGAAAAAAATTTTAGAAGTGAATCATTTAAGTAAATTGTATGGCTACCGAAGTAATCGAGTACAAGTTTTAAATAATATTTCCTTTTCTGTTGAACAAGGCGAATTTGTTGGTATCATGGGTCCAAGTGGGGCGGGGAAGTCAACATTATTGAGTACAATATCAACCATCGCACTACCAACAACTGGGAGTGTCCAAATCGATGGTCAAGATATTTTGAAAATGCGAGATAATCAAATCAGTGATTTTCGCCGAAAAAAATTAGGGTTTATTTTTCAAAACTTTAATTTAATGGATACACTGACTGTCAAAGATAATATCTTGCTGCCTTTAGCTGTAGATCGGATGCCGTTGGTTGAGATGGAGCAGCGTTTAAGCCATGTTACAAGCGTTTTGGGAATCGATCAATTGTTGAACGCTTATCCAAATATGATTTCAGTTGGTCAAAAACAACGTGTAGCTGCAGCACGAGCATTGATCACCAAACCTAAGATCATTTTTGCAGATGAACCTACTGGATCGTTAGATTCAAAATCAGCGGCTGAGTTGCTTCAATATATGACCAATATGAACTTACAAGATGATGCAACAATCATGATGGTCACCCATGATCCTTATACTGCGAGTTATTGTAATCGTATTTTATTTATCAAAGATGGTGTGATTTTTTCAGAAGTCGTTCGTCAAGGCTCAAGAAAGGAATTCTTTAACCGATTGATCGATATGCAGGCAACGATTGGCGGAGGTGGGCGTGCCAATGATTTTTAA
- the dltD gene encoding D-alanyl-lipoteichoic acid biosynthesis protein DltD has protein sequence MSMKKKLFGIFGPILISAVLLVIFFFAPFKMDMDSKNVLADASTSMATNVLRGNAIKNKAIDSKEYIPFFGSSELSRISPFHPSVLAEKYDRNYRPFLLGAPGTQSLTQALMMQSMGENLSHKKVVFIISPQWFVKDGVTNDYFNAYYSELQTYQWVSDLKQVTADDVYLAKRLMDFPKVKEDKRLDHALKDIISGQLPSESDKQYIDLMINMFSREDELFSKIGMVSKEKAIEKAKKPLPNLYNVNKLDQLAAEIGQKATSNNSFEISNQFYEKRLKKKLNRLENAQKQLDYRFSPEFSDLQLVLSQLAQDNAEVLFIIPPVNKHWSDFTGLSQEMLQEFAKKVKYQLTSQGFTNIADFTKDCDTQYFMADTIHLGWRGWLAADQRIQPFLEKDSSKKITYKLDPSFYSKEWQQKEPTNIK, from the coding sequence ATGAGCATGAAGAAAAAGCTCTTTGGGATTTTTGGACCAATCTTGATTTCAGCGGTTCTACTAGTCATTTTTTTCTTTGCACCCTTTAAAATGGATATGGATAGCAAAAATGTTTTAGCAGATGCGTCCACTTCTATGGCAACTAATGTGCTTAGAGGAAATGCCATTAAAAATAAAGCAATTGATTCTAAGGAATACATTCCATTTTTTGGTTCTTCTGAGCTGAGTCGAATCAGTCCGTTTCATCCTTCGGTTTTAGCAGAAAAATACGATCGAAACTATCGTCCCTTCTTATTAGGAGCGCCGGGTACACAGTCCTTAACACAGGCTTTAATGATGCAATCTATGGGAGAAAATCTTTCTCATAAAAAGGTGGTCTTTATTATTTCACCACAGTGGTTTGTGAAAGATGGCGTAACGAATGATTATTTCAATGCCTACTATTCTGAGTTGCAGACTTATCAGTGGGTTAGTGATTTAAAGCAGGTAACAGCAGACGATGTTTATCTAGCGAAACGCTTAATGGACTTTCCAAAAGTAAAAGAAGATAAGCGATTAGACCATGCTTTAAAAGATATTATCTCCGGACAATTACCGAGTGAATCAGATAAGCAGTACATTGATTTGATGATCAATATGTTTTCTCGAGAAGATGAACTATTTAGTAAAATTGGGATGGTAAGCAAAGAAAAAGCAATTGAAAAAGCAAAAAAACCTTTACCAAATCTTTATAATGTGAATAAATTAGATCAACTTGCAGCTGAAATAGGGCAGAAAGCGACTAGTAATAATTCATTTGAGATTTCTAATCAATTTTATGAAAAACGCCTGAAAAAGAAACTAAATCGTTTAGAGAACGCACAAAAACAATTGGATTATCGTTTTTCACCGGAATTTTCTGATTTACAGTTAGTACTAAGTCAATTGGCACAAGACAATGCAGAAGTATTGTTTATTATTCCGCCAGTGAATAAGCATTGGTCAGATTTTACAGGACTTTCCCAAGAGATGTTGCAAGAATTCGCCAAAAAGGTCAAGTATCAATTAACCAGTCAAGGATTTACCAATATTGCAGATTTTACTAAAGATTGTGATACTCAATATTTTATGGCTGATACGATTCATTTAGGCTGGAGAGGTTGGCTTGCTGCTGATCAACGAATTCAGCCATTCCTTGAAAAAGATTCATCCAAAAAAATAACTTATAAACTCGATCCATCATTCTATTCAAAAGAGTGGCAACAGAAAGAACCTACTAATATAAAATAA
- a CDS encoding ABC transporter permease, whose translation MIFNLSWKNFKGQFLNYLVYFVSMTFAVVVYYCFSAITYNRTLANRVGQEVHINGAMNLGGILVVIMILGFMFAANHFFLLKRGKEIGLYHLIGMRKGQISFLFFVETLILGALSLVTGILLGIVFSKLFSMILAKAMFLQVESLFFVSIPSMIQTSLAFLFMLLMVSLRSSWLVYRYQVTNLFKPIEKSMENSKKLPILKIFLGILGILFIFTGYFLSYNVIRFGTILMHTRFGFAGFFIAPLVIMVICIVGTYLFFKYTMYLIAFLFGKSKFNYYRNLNMLAVGNTKLHIKRGGNTLSAVTVFIAIALGMIGGAASVYTIGMNSVNVTTPTDFMVAENDFKKVTQIIEKEPDTTIDSLVTLNYKLTGSQFHLKIGQEENQNTVSPINLLSLSNYQEFQRINPYLKDIELKNDQDIVVLDSIQNILSGFIRYGSTFNLPDGIKLHVSEIRPDYLGQELMRYSFTTVVVSDEQFEAVNSGITYKLMAFNINAKDEEVLANRLSETVKPKWETPVYYKYQWRNNQLIGYTDKTSREPEKKNDHEFSEDDEQEYWQLNYTSRFSDLRYQRRVMGLFIYVAMFLGILALIITGSILMLQQFSEAEREKESYDLLKKIGIPKKEITKLVYQQNSIIFFPPMIIGVLHASFAIYVFSKYISSSGYWLAYLSCGLLILVYLAYYFLTSAIYSRIIHRRDQ comes from the coding sequence ATGATTTTTAACTTGTCTTGGAAAAATTTTAAAGGTCAATTTCTCAACTACTTAGTTTATTTTGTCAGTATGACTTTTGCGGTAGTTGTTTACTACTGTTTTAGTGCAATCACCTACAACAGAACATTAGCTAATAGAGTTGGGCAAGAGGTTCACATCAATGGTGCGATGAATTTGGGTGGCATTTTGGTTGTGATCATGATTTTAGGTTTTATGTTTGCAGCAAATCATTTCTTCTTATTAAAAAGGGGAAAAGAAATTGGTCTGTATCATTTAATTGGTATGCGAAAAGGACAGATATCTTTTTTGTTTTTTGTGGAAACACTGATCTTAGGGGCATTATCGTTAGTTACGGGGATTCTTTTGGGCATTGTTTTTTCTAAATTGTTTTCTATGATTTTAGCAAAAGCAATGTTTTTACAAGTAGAGAGTCTGTTTTTTGTTTCGATTCCATCTATGATCCAAACAAGTCTAGCATTTCTTTTTATGTTGTTAATGGTTTCACTACGAAGCAGTTGGTTAGTATATCGCTATCAAGTGACAAATTTGTTTAAGCCAATTGAGAAAAGTATGGAGAATTCAAAGAAACTACCTATATTGAAGATTTTTTTAGGTATTCTAGGCATTCTATTTATTTTCACAGGGTACTTTTTATCGTATAATGTTATTCGTTTTGGCACTATTTTAATGCATACGAGATTTGGTTTTGCTGGTTTTTTCATTGCGCCACTGGTAATTATGGTTATTTGTATCGTAGGAACATATTTATTTTTTAAATACACGATGTATCTGATTGCCTTTTTATTTGGTAAGAGTAAATTCAATTATTATCGAAATTTAAATATGCTGGCAGTGGGAAATACAAAGCTTCATATAAAAAGAGGTGGAAATACATTATCTGCGGTGACAGTTTTTATTGCGATTGCTTTAGGAATGATCGGTGGTGCAGCTTCTGTCTATACAATCGGTATGAATTCAGTAAATGTAACGACACCAACCGATTTTATGGTAGCTGAGAATGATTTTAAAAAAGTCACGCAAATAATCGAAAAGGAACCGGATACAACAATCGATTCTCTAGTCACATTAAATTATAAGTTGACGGGTAGTCAATTTCATCTTAAAATTGGACAGGAAGAAAATCAAAATACAGTAAGTCCAATAAACCTATTGTCACTTTCAAATTATCAGGAATTTCAAAGAATAAACCCTTATTTAAAAGATATTGAATTGAAAAATGATCAAGATATCGTTGTTTTAGATAGTATTCAAAATATTTTAAGTGGATTTATTCGTTATGGCTCTACTTTCAATTTACCTGATGGAATAAAACTCCATGTATCTGAGATAAGGCCGGATTACTTAGGTCAAGAATTAATGAGATATAGTTTTACAACAGTCGTTGTATCAGACGAACAGTTTGAAGCAGTAAATTCAGGGATAACATATAAACTAATGGCTTTTAACATTAATGCAAAAGATGAAGAAGTACTTGCAAATAGGTTATCTGAGACCGTAAAACCTAAATGGGAGACTCCTGTTTATTACAAGTATCAGTGGAGGAACAATCAATTGATAGGCTATACCGACAAAACTAGCCGGGAGCCTGAGAAAAAAAATGACCATGAATTTTCTGAGGATGATGAACAGGAATATTGGCAGTTAAACTACACTAGTCGTTTTTCGGATTTGAGATATCAGCGAAGAGTGATGGGGTTATTCATTTATGTAGCCATGTTTTTGGGCATCTTAGCTTTGATTATCACGGGTAGTATTTTGATGCTGCAACAATTTTCAGAGGCTGAGCGAGAAAAAGAAAGTTATGATTTATTAAAGAAGATTGGTATTCCTAAGAAGGAAATCACCAAACTTGTTTATCAGCAAAATAGTATCATCTTTTTTCCGCCTATGATCATTGGTGTTTTACATGCCTCTTTTGCAATTTATGTGTTTAGTAAATATATATCAAGTTCTGGTTATTGGTTGGCCTATCTTTCTTGTGGTCTGTTGATTTTGGTTTATCTTGCTTATTATTTCTTAACTTCTGCGATTTATTCGCGTATCATCCACAGAAGAGATCAATAA
- a CDS encoding teichoic acid D-Ala incorporation-associated protein DltX gives MKQFFDKPNVQYWGKIIGKTVFYFGILLMLIYLYHYKNIDGGSFIYNEF, from the coding sequence ATGAAACAATTTTTTGACAAACCTAATGTACAGTATTGGGGGAAAATCATTGGAAAAACAGTTTTTTATTTTGGAATACTGTTAATGTTGATTTATTTATATCATTATAAAAATATTGATGGCGGCTCATTTATTTATAATGAGTTTTAG
- the dltC gene encoding D-alanine--poly(phosphoribitol) ligase subunit DltC: protein MNIEETVLDILEEIAGTDEVKENRDVDLFEEGLMDSLATVQLLVEIDGQLGVQVPVSEFDRDLWNTPNKVIEQVKALQ from the coding sequence ATGAACATAGAAGAAACAGTTTTAGATATTTTAGAAGAAATTGCTGGGACAGATGAAGTGAAAGAAAATAGAGATGTCGATTTATTTGAAGAAGGCTTGATGGATTCACTAGCAACTGTTCAGCTACTAGTTGAAATCGATGGACAATTAGGTGTACAAGTACCAGTTTCAGAATTTGACCGCGATTTATGGAACACACCAAATAAAGTTATCGAACAAGTGAAAGCATTACAATAA